Part of the Fusarium oxysporum f. sp. lycopersici 4287 supercont2.54 genomic scaffold, whole genome shotgun sequence genome, TGTCCGGTCGTGGCATCCCAGACCTTAAGAGTCTTATCGTGTGACGCCGATGCAAGGCGCTGGCCATCCGGTGAGAAGACGACCCAGTTAACCCCACCGTCATGGCCTTCGAGCGTCTCTAGACATGCATCCCAATTCTCAGCTATGGTCGGTTTAGCTAGAATCCAGCTTGGCTCTTCCTCTTTGAACAATCTTCTCGTTACGCTACGCCGAGGGCTGAATGTAAGCGCAGACACATATGCCTGAAGGGGCGCATTCCCTATCGCCCGTCCATGTGCTAGGATAAATCGCCGTGCATCCCGTACGAAATCAAACAAGCGGGTTCCCTCTGACCCATTCTAGTAGAAATATAATCAGCATATTGGCTCTATATAACCACAAACATCAAACTACCTACCAGCAACGTCTCGAGCTTCGTTATCGCAACCACACCTTTTGGTATTCTTCCGAGAAGGCTGAGCGCTTCCAGCCAGTAGAGATACTTCTTACTAAGAAACTGATGGACTGTGCCATCGTCTTGTAGGTCGTCGATAGGCATCAAAGTTCTATCTGAGACGGCAGCGCTTAGGTGGTCAACCCAGTAGAAGCACGAGTATCGCGCCGAGGCCAACGGGGTTGGGATCAGGCTGGGCGGGACATCATCTATAGAGATGGCGGGGATGGTGGGGATCGTACATGTCGCGCCGCAGGGACCTGGGACATCACCAGCAGCGACCTCGAGAAGATGGTATGGTGCTGGTCCCGTGGTGCCAGAAAGGACCGATCTGGTTGGATGGCTTTGTCAAGCAGGGATTCCCTTCGCGCGAGTTGATGCGCAAAGTAAATCGCACCCTTTTCGAAGAGCAAGAAAGGAGGCCAGGGATCCGATGGGCCTCTTTCAACTCATCCTGGGCGAATTNNNNNNNNNNNNNNNNNNNNNNNNNNNNNNNNNNNNNNNNNNNNNNNNNNNNNNNNNNNNNNNNNNNNNNNNNNNNNNNNNNNNNNNNNNNNNNNNNNNNNNNNNNNNNNNNNNNNNNNNNNNNNNNNNNNNNNNNNNNNNNNNNNNNNNNNNNNNNNNNNNNNNNNNNNNNNNNNNNNNNNNNNNNNNNNNNNNNNNNNNNNNNNNNNNNNNNNNNNNNNNNNNNNNNNNNNNNNNNNNNNNNNNNNNNNNNNNNNNNNNNNNNNNNNNNNNNNNNNNNNNNNNNNNNNNNNNNNNNNNNNNNNNNNNNNNNNNNNNNNNNNNNNNNNNNNNNNNNNNNNNNNNNNNNNNNNNNNNNNNNNNNNNNNNNNNNNNNNNNNNNNNNNNNNNNNNNNNNNNNNNNNNNNNNNNNNNNNNNNNNNNNNNNNNNNNNNNNNNNNNNNNNNNNNNNNNNNNNNNNNNNNNNNNNNNNNNNNNNNNNNNNNNNNNNNNNNNNNNNNNNNNNNNNNNNNNNNNNNNNNNNNNNNNNNNNNNNNNNNNNNNNNNNNNNNNNNNNNNNNNNNNNNNNNNNNNNNNNNNNNNNNNNNNNNNNNNNNNNNNNNNNNNNNNNNNNNNNNNNNNNNNNNNNNNNNNNNNNNNNNNNNNNNNNNNNNNNNNNNNNNNNNNNNNNNNNNNNNNNNNNNNNNNNNNNNNNNNNNNNNNNNNNNNNNNNNNNNNNNNNNNNNNNNNNNNNNNNNNNNNNNNNNNNNNNNNNNNNNNNNNNNNNNNNNNNNNNNNNNNNNNNNNNNNNNNNNNNNNNNNNNNNNNNNNNNNNNNNNNNNNNNNNNNNNNNNNNNNNNNNNNNNNNNNNNNNNNNNNNNNNNNNNNNNNNNNNNNNNNNNNNNNNNNNNNNNNNNNNNNNNNNNNNNNNNNNNNNNNNNNNNNNNNNNNNNNNNNNNNNNNNNNNNNNNNNNNNNNNNNNNNNNNNNNNNNNNNNNNNNNNNNNNNNNNNNNNNNNNNNNNNNNNNNNNNNNNNNNNNNNNNNNNNNNNNNNNNNNNNNNNNNNNNNNNNNNNNNNNNNNNNNNNNNNNNNNNNNNNNNNNNNNNNNNNNNNNNNNNNNNNNNNNNNNNNNNNNNNNNNNNNNNNNNNNNNNNNNNNNNNNNNNNNNNNNNNNNNNNNNNNNNNNNNNNNNNNNNNNNNNNNNNNNNNNNNNNNNNNNNNNNNNNNNNNNNNNNNNNNNNNNNNNNNNNNNNNNNNNNNNNNNNNNNNNNNNNNNNNNNNNNNNNNNNNNNNNNNNNNNNNNNNNNNNNNNNNNNNNNNNNNNNNNNNNNNNNNNNNNNNNNNNNNNNNNNNNNNNNNNNNNNNNNNNNNNNNNNNNNNNNNNNNNNNNNNNNNNNNNNNNNNNNNNNNNNNNNNNNNNNNNNNNNNNNNNNNNNNNNNNNNNNNNNNNNNNNNNNNNNNNNNNNNNNNNNNNNNNNNNNNNNNNNNNNNNNNNNNNNNNNNNNNNNNNNNNNNNNNNNNNNNNNNNNNNNNNNNNNNNNNNNNNNNNNNNNNNNNNNNNNNNNNNNNNNNNNNNNNNNNNNNNNNNNNNNNNNNNNNNNNNNNNNNNNNNNNNNNNNNNNNNNNNNNNNNNNNNNNNNNNNNNNNNNNNNNNNNNNNNNNNNNNNNNNNNNNNNNNNNNNNNNNNNNNNNNNNNNNNNNNNNNNNNNNNNNNNNNNNNNNNNNNNNNNNNNNNNNNNNNNNNNNNNNNNNNNNNNNNNNNNNNNNNNNNNNNNNNNNNNNNNNNNNNNNNNNNNNNNNNNNNNNNNNNNNNNNNNNNNNNNNNNNNNNNNNNNNNNNNNNNNNNNNNNNNNNNNNNNNNNNNNNNNNNNNNNNNNNNNNNNNNNNNNNNNNNNNNNNNNNNNNNNNNNNNNNNNNNNNNNNNNNNNNNNNNNNNNNNNNNNNNNNNNNNNNNNNNNNNNNNNNNNNNNNNNNNNNNNNNNNNNNNNNNNNNNNNNNNNNNNNNNNNNNNNNNNNNNNNNNNNNNNNNNNNNNNNNNNNNNNNNNNNNNNNNNNNNNNNNNNNNNNNNNNNNNNNNNNNNNNNNNNNNNNNNNNNNNNNNNNNNNNNNNNNNNNNNTGTTTTCAGATCGTCAATGTCCTCTCCCTTCCCTGTACGatttctcttccttgcctgACCTTCCTGTGCATATGTGATACAAATCGCACCGTAGATGCATTTCTTGTAGTCTTTGAGAGTTATGTAGGGCTTCCCAGTTAGGGCACGGCGTTGTAAGCTgtaaaatgaagctattcaaAAGGGCTACTTCAAGAAGGAAATCCCAAAGAAGCGCCTGCCAAGGGCCACGCCGAAAATACTGCTTATAGCTGATATATGCCCTTAACTAGTCGCCTCGGTCAATGTGATTCATCTGACAGTTATAAGTAGCGGCAACCATTGGTATTGGGATGATTTTAAAggcatcaccaccaaagatTTGCTATATAGCTTGTAATTACAAGCATTTATTAGCTGgctttcttttcttttctgtACATTCCTTATTAGCACCGGTATGGATAGTTAAAAGGAAGAGCATAAGCCTATTATCTCTCTATAATTTACGAGACCTAGGAAACAGGGAACAAGATAAGTTAATAAGACAAAcataaataaatatatctaAGGCACGTACAAGGCCGTCCACTGTAAGAATAGCTCTTACCTCGTTATACTGAAGGGTAGATATAGGCATAAAAAGCTGGAAGATTTCAAGTGGTTCCTGGGGCAGAGGGTTGATATGAAAATCACGATAAGTTATTCTATGTTGAAACGCACGAAGTTGTGGCCGGCTTCTTCCGCCGGGGAAACTGGCACTCCGATGGGATCTTCAGCCCCCTCGCTGTGAGTGTGTGGAAGCTATAGTTATCGAAGTAATAGCTATCTTGTGTTTGATGGAATTACTTGGGAAGTGATAGTTTCAATAAATAATGATTTGTATGTGATTTGCTAGTAAATGCTTCCTTGGACGAACCTCTCATACCCCGCTTGTACTAGCTGTATTATCTAAGGGATGTGGGGGGAGTGACTTGTTGGCGCCTTGTATCATTTACAATATATCGAAAGATTTCTTTAGAGTTCAAGAGCTCCGCAATTGTGCCCTTATGGATTTCTTATGTCGGTCTCTTAGCTTGTCTCTGTCATAAGACCAAACGCCTGACGAGATTAATCTGTATCAGAATGTCTGAGATTTTGGTTGTGGTTTTCAATTGCGATGGTGCTCATAAACCCGAGCCAAAACTCAGTGATTTGTGGCTACACTTCGGATTTACCGAGGGAAATGATGCTATTGAACACCGTGGGATGAGCTGATACGAGGCGAGTGATTGTTATTGGGAGGAGCGAAGCAAAATCTGATGTTATAATTATTCCGTCTTACCGCATTAAGAAAGTTCATAATTATTCACAAAAACACGAATCATATTTGCTCCCAGCATACTATCGATGATTTGCatgtgatgatgaggaatAATAATGGATAACTAGGCGTTTATATTCATTACGACGTGGTTGTGATTCACCTGATCATATGATCGTGGCTGATGCATGATGCACTTGGAGCGGATATAAGCTTTCAAAACATCCGTATCACCTTTCTCGTGGTAGTTAGAGTCATATTAAGCTTCCTGTGATGATGAGCATCACACCCCCATTTTATATCTCTCTATTAACGCGATCGGTTCATTTTTGATCGAGCTTTATTTTTATGTCATCATCGATCCAGGGGGAAAGGAATGCTGTGGCCTGAATCTCTATTCCGTTCAGATCTCTCAGCCTTCTCCGGTCTCTCGGTATATCCATATCTTTAACCTCCCACGTTCCAGAGAAAATGCATACCAAAGTCATTGCGCAGGACGAAGAGGAGCAGTATTACCGCTCCATTTTGCGGGAAGGGATCAAAACCGGCGTTTCTGGCCTCGCATTCGGCATTGCACTGGCAACAGGTCTACATCGTTTCTATTTCCCGTTCAGACAACTACCCCTCTACGTCAAGAGCACCACTTGCATCTACCCCGGAATGCTCACGATCAGCATTGGCGCAAACCGAGCATCTCATGCCTTTCAATCATACCTGCACCCTGAACTGAGGAGATACGAAGACGAGGCCGAACAGCAGGTCAAAAGAATTTATGCTGAAGAGTCTCCGGGACAGCGAGCAAAGGATTGGCTGTATGATCATCGATTTCAAGTTCTTGGAGGAACATGGGCTATCACGATGGCGGTCGCTCTCACGAATATGAGACGGGACCATTCAACCAGGGGCGCCAGGAAACTTGTCCAGGCTCGAGTTGTTGCACAGGCGTCGACGCTGGCTGCTCTTTTACTAACAGCGGTCCTCGAAGCTAAAGATAGGAAAGAAGGCAGAGGGAAATACTAGAAAGATAATCGTAGTTAAACGGTCGCAAAGGAGTAACACAGTCAGGTCTCNNNNNNNNNNNNNNNNNNNNNNNNNNNNNNNNNNNNNNNNNNNNNNNNNNNNNNNNNNNNNNNNNNNNNNNNNNNNNNNNNNNNNNNNNNNNNNNNNNNNNNNNNNNNNNNNNNNNNNNNNNNNNNNNNNNNNNNNNNNNNNNNNNNNNNNNNNNNNNNNNNNNNNNNNNNNNNNNNNNNNNNNNNNNNNNNNNNNNNNNNNNNNNNNNNNNNNNNNNNNNNNNNNNNNNNNNNNNNNNNNNNNNNNNNNNNNNNNNNNNNNNNNNNNNNNNNNNNNNNNNNNNNNNNNNNNNNNNNNNNNNNNNNNNNNNNNNNNNNNNNNNNNNNNNNNNNNNNNNNNNNNNNNNNNNNNNNNNNNNNNNNNNNNNNNNNNNNNNNNNNNNNNNNNNNNNNNNNNNNNNNNNNNNNNNNNNNNNNNNNNNNNNNNNNNNNNNNNNNNNNNNNNNNNNNNNNNNNNNNNNNNNNNNNNNNNNNNNNNNNNNNNNNNNNNNNNNNNNNNNNNNNNNNNNNNNNNNNNNNNNNNNNNNNNNNNNNNNNNNNNNNNNNNNNNNNNNNNNNNNNNNNNNNNNNNNNNNNNNNNNNNNNNNNNNNNNNNNNNNNNNNNNNNNNNNNNNNNNNNNNNNNNNNNNNNNNNNNNNNNNNNNNNNNNNNNNNNNNNNNNNNNNNNNNNNNNNNNNNNNNNN contains:
- a CDS encoding uncharacterized protein (At least one base has a quality score < 10) produces the protein MHTKVIAQDEEEQYYRSILREGIKTGVSGLAFGIALATGLHRFYFPFRQLPLYVKSTTCIYPGMLTISIGANRASHAFQSYLHPELRRYEDEAEQQVKRIYAEESPGQRAKDWLYDHRFQVLGGTWAITMAVALTNMRRDHSTRGARKLVQARVVAQASTLAALLLTAVLEAKDRKEGRGKY